GGAGCGCGCCAAGGCCGTTGTGGCGCGCCGCTATGCCACGTGGCAGGCGCCGGCCGGCCTGGTGCATGCGCCGCGCCCCCCGCCTGACGGCGGCGCCTGTTGCTGCTGCTCTCCCTGCTGATCCCTGTGTGGGCCATGTGCGTGCTGATCGCGTACTTGCTGGCCTGGAACGTCCAGATGATCTACGGAGCGGCGGCCGCAGAGGTACTTGGCGCGGAACAGCAAGCGGCATTGCGCCGCGAACAGCGTCCGGCGATTGTTGCCCTGGGCCTGCTGTTATGCTTGCTGATGCTCGTGCCGGTTCTCAATTTATTGGTGCCAGCCTTGCTGTGCACCAGCGTGTGCCACTTGCAGCGCCGCGGCTGGCGCGCAAGGGACACATCAATCAACGTGGACTTAACAAGGAGTGAACATGCGTGAACACGCAAGTCGCGGCACCCTCGAGCGCGCCATAGAAATTGCCGCCGCCACCCATGCCGGCCAGACGGACAAGGGCGGCGCGCCGTACATTTTGCACCCCTTGCGCGTGATGCTGCGCGTCGCCCCCGGCGCCCAGCAGATCGTCGCCGTGCTGCATGACGTGGTGGAAGACAGCGACGGCAAAGTCACCTTCGACGATCTGGCGCGCGAAGGATTTTCCCGGGACGTCATTGACGGCGTGCGCGCCGTGACCAAGATCGAGGGCGAGTTGTATGAAGATTTCATCGCCCGCGCGGCCCTGGACCCGGTCGGCAAGGCCGTCAAGCTGGCGGATCTGGCTGAGAATAGCGATCTGTCGCGGATAGGGGAGCCGACGCAGAAGGATCTGGAGAGGATAGAGAAATATCGGAGGGCGATCGGGTATTTACGGGGGGACGTTTTTTAGTTTCAAGGTGGCGCGGCGCACCTTTGCGCAGCATCAATATCTTGGCTTCAAGTAGCGGGAACACCCGAAAATGATGCCATCAGTGTATGGATGTTTGATTCTACGCAATGCCCAGAAAATGCATAACGGCAAAAATCGTCGCGTGCGCATGTTTTTTTGCGAGCGAAGGTGCGAGCTCTGCCAACTACATCGGCGCGTGACATGCTCCGTGAGATGTACGGGAGCATCACCTGGCGCCATTTGCGTTGAGCTGAGCGCTGAGGTTTTACATTCAGGAGTGCGCATGCTGGAATTGCAGCCCATGGATAGACGCGGCTACTTTAATCTTCCGCAAAGGCCGGAAGGCGCGGGTTACTACACCTATGGAACACCGCCCAATGGTGCCGGCCAGTATGCTCATCCCAAGTTGCTTTCGCTGCTATTCTTGGTTGAACATCAATGGCAAGGCATCGATAGCCGGAAAATTGGTTTTGGGAATATCAGCCTGGCTGATGGAACTCCCTACAGTGAACATAAAGGTCATCGAAGCGGAAAAGACGTCGACGTCCGATTGCTTCGCAAAGACAAAATGGAGAGCGCTGTAACAAGGTTTGACACGCACTACGACCGCGATGCAACGGCACAGCTGATCCGCATATTTTTTGAATTCAGCTTTGTCCAGGTTATCTTTTTTAATGACCCCACCATCCCCCGGATAAGACCACTGATACGCCACGACGACCATTTTCATGTCACGATCAAGTAGCGGGGCAGATGACATGAAACGTCTTCTCGCTGTTTTTCTTCTCTTTGTTTTGGCTACGGCCATGGCCCAATCCGCCCCCCAATGGCTATTTTCTTATCAGCCATTCAAAGGCCGCTATGCGATTTATGGCGGAAGCCTGAGCGATCCACAGCCGCCGACCAGGAAAGACAAGCGCATCGCGTTCTGGATCGACGGCAAGGCGGCGAAACAGCTATTTGATGCGATGGGCCCCGACTTGCGCAACGCGTGCGGCGTGGATGGCGAATATCGCCTGCGCCAGCGGGCGGAAGTGAGCTGCTCCTACCATCCCCGTGATGGCCATCACTGCGACTTCGGCTTTGACCTGCTGACCGGGCGCAGCATCGGCGGCTCCATATGCTGAGACGCGCCAGCCTGCTATGCGTTACGCTGCTGTGCCTGCTGTTGGCGAACCAGGCCCGGGCTATATGGGAATTTGCAGAGAGAAATTTTTCAGCTTCGTACGCGATCTACGGTGGATATCTTGACGATACCGTGGCCCCGGTTGCGGGCGATACCAAAGTCGCGTTTCGCTTGACGGGCACCGCCGCAAAAGACGTGTTCGAAGCCATCGGTCCGGATATGCGCGATGGCTGCGCCGATCCGCAAATACGCATTCGTAATCGTGACATGCTGCTGTGCCGATATCGATCAAAGGATGGTTATCGCTGTGATTTTGGGTTTGATTTGTCGACGGGCTTGAGTATTGGGGGAACGGTGGGTGGGGCGGTGTGCGGGGAGTAGCGAGGGTCAGGCCCGGCATACGCGCACAGCCTGAACAGCTAAGGTTGTTGTTAGGAAAAACCGCCTGCGGCGCAAAAGCCAGTCAGAAGAATCGGAGAGGGTTGCGCTTGCAAGCGCAACCCGGTTTTGCGGCGCCGAGCTGTGCTCGCCGAAGGCCCCGCACAACCCCCGCGCCCGTACCGGACGCGGATGCGCTGCCCGCGCTCTGCATGCATGGAATAAATAAAAAGGGCCTCCCCGCCAAAACGGGGAAGCCCTTTTATTTATTCAGTGGTGGAGACGGCGGGAATCGAACCTACCGTAAACTTAGATTTCTTAGGCATCTGGAAGGTTTTGCTGGCAAAATGCAGACAATCAACCCGCAACGGCAGCTATCGGCCAAAAGCGGACATTGACGCTAACGAGACTCTAACTTTGGCTTTGGCTGAGATTTGGGTTTTGGTAGTGGCAGTTCCGCCGTGGTGCGCTGTGCAAGCTGTACTAGCCATTCTCGTTCATCCCATAGTTCACCGCTGATTAAATAGTACGGCTTGGCCTGCGGGTAGGGAGGCGCCTCCTGCAGGGTGCCGAGTTTGCTGATCCAAGCCCGGCCAGCCTCCGTTGGCTTGATGAAAAGACGGTCGTCTGCGACGATGGCGAACATCTTGCCATCGCAATACACACCGTACTCGCCAAACATCTTTTTCGCGCTGAGGCTACCCGCGCCCGCCATCTGGTCAAGCAGAAAATCCACCGTACCTTGTTGTGATGCCATGTTGTCCTCCGTTTGAAAGAACAGTGTAGCGCACTGGCCAGGAGCGGCCGGCGCGGCTACACTATGGTCATTAATTTTTTTGCATGAAATATTTTCCCATGACACGCGAGCATATTACTCACCGCGGCATCTGCATCGCCACCCTGGCCGCCGGCCAGTCCGTCGAAACTCATTGCGCACCTGGCCACACGGCCATCCGCGAACAGGCCGACGGCTGGTGGCTGTATTTTGTCGATGAAGACGGCAAGGTCGACGGCTACGACAGCCCGTTCGCCAGCCACGCCGAAGCGCTTTGGGCGGCCAAGGCCGCAGCCGAGTTCAGCACGCAATGAAGGTCAGCCCCTGGGCCTTCCTGGGCTTGCCGAAAGCGCCCGTGCCGGAAGCTGAAAGTGCGGAGTACGGTGCCTGCCGCGCCGAACTGGAGGGCAAGCGCCTAGTCTTGCGCGTAGCGAAAACCACGCCGACGAAAACCGGCCAGTTCGTCACCGTCTGGAAGCGCCCCCATCCCGACGCCGAGATCGCTCCGCTGGACGAAGCGGACCCCGTTGATGTCGTCATCATCGCCGTCAGCAACGGCGCGCGGCACGGCTTTTTTATCTTTTCTCGCGCCGTGCTAATCGAGCACGGCGTGATGTCGCGCACCGGCCAGGGCGGCAAGCGCGCGCTGCGCGTGTATCCACCCTGGTGCGCGCCAGAATCGGTGCAGGCGCAGCGCACGCAGCGCTGGCAGGCAGTATGGTTTGTGGACGTTGGTGATCAGCTAAGCCTCATTCGTATCCTCGAAACTTAATGCCGTACGCGAAGTTTCCTAGCAGTTGTTCAGCGAGTAGTTTTATGCCCAGCTCCAAACATCGCATCAAGGGAGGCATGCTTGTACTGACTTAACGTGGACATGTTTGCTTCTGTCAATGTAATTTGCACCTTCAAGAAGTCTGCCTTTGGAAATAGGTAGTATGAATCTGCCTTCTGGTTTTGAAGATCAAGAAGTACTGCGAGCACGAAGTCACACCTTGACTCTTCATCCATGCGCACGCGCCAGCGGGGGAGGGCCGTTTTCTCATAAAGACAACGCGCGATAGCTATTTTTAGTAATGTTTCCCCATTCAGCAAAAAGGTATTTCGGGACGGGCCTTTCTCCAAACCGACGCCCGCACCGATTATCAATGCCTTGATTTGCTCATGCGTAGCTGCCCGAACATTGCTGATAACCGCGCGCGTGGCTATAAACTTGCAAATGTTGGTCGGGGGAAGCCCTGCGAGGGCGTAGGCCTCTAACATGGTGCCAAAGTAGTAAGCGAACATCTGCGCGCCGGGAAGTGTATCGTCCTGATCTATTAGCGTGGTTGTCACCTTCCCATGTTTTTCATGTAACTTGCGCAGCATTGCCAAGAGTTCTTCTTTTGGAATCGGAGCGAGGCGATGTTTGCGCTCTTGCTGCGCTTTACGAAAAAGGGCCACCGGGATAAGGGGAGGGAAGGCACCGATCCTTTGTATCCACATGGATGCAGGATTCTCGACGTGATACTTTCGGAGCTTGAAAGAGGCTCTGTTGTAGATGATGTTGCCGATGTACTTTTCGTTTGTAAGCACATCACGAACGCAGTCACGAGTCCAAGCGCGGCCGCATTCGCGAGGTGCCTCCATTGCATTTAACAAGAAAGCAATTTCGCTTTCACTTAGCCTTTCCAGTACGTACCAGTCGTACACTCCTCGAAGAATCTCAAGCTCCTCATTTGGTCCAGGAACTAGTATTACGCGGTCTGTAGGATGGCTCTTCCTTTCTCCGTATTCCAGTGCCGGCTTGGCCTTGCCACTTACACTGATAGGTATTCGGCGCAATCCAAATCCCGCTCTGCCACCTTGCTTAAATCCCATTTCTACAAAACGGCACTGAGCTGCAAACACCTTGGTTGAAAGTTCTCTGCTGTACTCGGCGGCCATGGCGCGCTTTACGCTCTTAATTATGGACGAGACCGAAGATCCATTGTTCTCGAAGTCTTCTGCACAATAGACAATGGCGACTCCTGCGCGGCGGCATATGTATTCGTAGTAGGCGCTTTCGTCCAAGTCCTGGAACCTTCCCCAGCGGCTTATATCATAGGCAAGTATCGACTGAAATGGTGCTACGCCACTTTGCACGTCTTCTATCAGGCTTCGTAAGCCTGGGCGAGAGGAAAAATCGAGCCCGCTCCTACCCTCGTCGGTGTATGTTTTGATAATGTCTATGCCATGGCGTTCTGCGTACTCCGAAATGCAATGAAGCTGATGTGAAACAGAATGATTTTGATTGTCTGTAGACATCCGGACGTATACCGCAGCTGTCGGCTTTGCAATTTTTTCCTTCGCCTTTGGAACGTGTATGGCTGCTTTGCGTCGCATGCTATTCCCTATGGACGGTGCCAAGTGCGGCGAGCTTTTTGCACTTGCTTGATGCGGATCAACACCTGGCCCTTCACCTGTCGCATTCTACTGAAACGGGGAGGGTGCTATGTTTGATAATGCCACTGAAAAAACGTTACGACTGATTGCTGCCGGGGTGTATCTGAAACGAATACATGGCCTGGAGTTCGCGGTTCTTGTGCTGATAGATGCCGGGCTTTGTGAAGGTATTGCAAGAGCTGCCCTGCAAGAAGACCGGGCTTACTTAGGTAGGGACTTGACGTTGAAAAACTGCCTGAGTGACGGCATACATCCAGAATGATCTGCATCCTATTGCAGTGTCGCACGATTCGGGTAACCCTTTCCTTTTTCTCTGGCCGGCAGTCCTCGTCGTTAGGTACCCAATTGCGTGGCCATACAGTTTGGAAAGGAGTAATCTTCTGTGTAGCCATTTTTAATAATTACAAATTGCGTTCGCGCAAAGGATCTTTAAGATGAAAATCGCTGTATTCAGCTCCCAACCATATGATCGCCGTTTTCTCAATGAGAAAGCAGATCAACGCGATACTCAAGATGCCGTGGAGATGCGTTTTCACACTGAATCCTTGTCCCTGCAGTCGGTGGCTCTTGCACAAGGATGCAAGGCAATCTGCGTGTTTGTAAACGATGTGCTTGACGCCGACGTGCTGCATGCTCTTGCTCACATTGGTGTGCGCGCGATCTTGTTGCGTTGCGCAGGTTTCAATAATCTCGACACGGAAGCCGCAAGGCATTTGGACTTTTTCGTCGCGCGCGTACCCGCATATTCTCCGGAGGCAGTGGCTGAGCATGCTTTAGCACTCACTCTTACATTGAATCGCCGAACTCACCGCGCATATGCGCGGGTACGCGAAGGCAATTTTGCACTTGACGGTCTCCTTGGGAGCAATCTGCATGGGAAGACCGTTGGCGTCATCGGTACAGGAAAAATTGGCTTGGCGACAGCCAAGATTTTTAATGGCTTTGGCTGCCGTTTACTGGGATTTGATCCCTATCCGTCTCCAGAGTTTGAGGCCATTGGTGAGATGGTCGCATTGTCTGACCTTCTTGCCGAATCGGACCTGGTCTCACTGCACTGTCCACTCACTCTTGATACCCATCACTTGATAAACGCAGATACGCTGGATCTAATGAAAGAGGGGGCCATGTTGATCAATACGTCGCGTGGCGCTCTCATCGATACGCAGGCAGTAATCGATGCGCTAAAGTCGCGCCAATTGGGGGCTTTGGCGATTGACGTGTACGAACAAGAAAGCAATCTCTTCTTCGAAGATCGCTCCGACGACATCATTACGGATGATGTTTTCCAGCGCCTAATGACGTTCCCAAACGTTCTTGTTACCGGACATCAAGGTTTCTTTACTATTGAAGCCATGCGTGAGATTGCATCGACAACATTTGAAAACTTGTCGGCATATCAGCTTGGTGCCGAATGCTCAAATCTCGTGCCTGGAACATATTAATGACTGTTACCTGGTCTGTGTTTTCCGTCCGCTTTGGGGCGTTTCCCGCCCCTCAGTCAGGATAGGCAATGTTGAATGACAGGCAGCCGATAGTCTTAATCCTTAAAGACCGAACACAATTTCCGCTTTTGATCCGGCCGTCTGATCTGCATCCGGCATCCACCGTCCGTACACCCGCGCAATCATTGTCCAGTCCGCATGCCCCATCTGCTTTGCAACCCACATAGGGTGCTCCCCTGCTGACAGCATCATGCTGGCGTAGGTGTGCCGCGTCTGATAAGGGTTGCGATACCGCACGCCAGCGTTTTGCAGAATGCCGGTCCATAGTGTCTTGCGGATCGGCTGGTCACCCTCCCAGCGCCGCTCCAGGCGTGGATTTTGAAAGACTTCCTCGCCCTTGGCCCAAGTGAAGGCCTTTTGTTCCTGCAACGCGTGCATGGCGCGTTCCAGCAGCTTGACTTCGCGGCGGCCGGCGTTCGTTTTCGTGCTTTCTGCCACTTTGGAATGCTGGGTGAGGGCTCGCGTTACCATCACCACACCACGCACGAAGTCCACATCGGCCCAATCCAGGGCCACCAGTTCGGACGTGCGCAGGCCGGTCCAGAAGGCAAACTGCAACAGGTTACGTCCTTGGCCGGTTGCCTGAGCAAGAATCGCTGCCTGTTCCTCCTTCGTGAACGGGTCGATATCGTCCTTCGACTGCGGCCCCTCGACCTTGGAATAGCACCAGCGCGCCAGAGGGTTCACCTCGATCAACTCGTCCTCTATCGCGTCGTCCAGTGCCTTGCGCAGCACGCTCTGGATATTGGCCATGGTCTTGTTGGTCGCGCTCATGGGCTCCAGCTTCGCCCGCACGTCCTTCTTGCGCAGCGCCGACAGCATGATGGTGCCGAACCAGGGGATCAGCTGGCCAACGACGATCTTGCGATAGCCGTTGTATGTGCTGGCCTTGAGGTGTTTTTTTTGCCTGTCGAGCCACTTATCCAGAAACGCCTCGATGGTCTGCACGTCACCGACCTGGTCGGCAAACTTGGCGGCATTGGACGATTGCGGAAAGGTGGCCGTGTAGTCAAAGCTGTTGGTGGCAATCGCGTGCAGGATCGCCGCTCGATGGTTCTCTGCCCGTTTCAGGTTAGCGGAAGTGGGCTTGAGCGCGATCCTTTCCCGGCACCTGGTGCCGCGATACATGAAGGTGATTTCGATGCTGCTTTCCGATGCAGCTTTAACACCTCGCCCGTCTCTACCCATGATTCATACCCTTTCACGTCAATTAAAATTCGATTGTCTGGCGCTTTGATCCAGACGGCGTCCTTCGGCCAGATCCCGTCCCGGATCTTTGTTCTGATCGCGTCGGGCGTGTAACCCGACTCGGTGGAGAACTTCGGTATGGTCATGTAGCGAAGCATTTCTTTTTCCTATTCTTGGAATCGGTTTGTACCGCCAAAGCAAACGCTTCAGCCTCCGTGTATTGCGGCACCTCAGCGCCTGGCTTGCGGTAATCTCGCAGTCGACAAAATTCCTTGTAATCCGCTTCCTCGGCCGGGGAGGGCGCTGTCATGCTGGACACCCGATAGGCGCGGTTGCTTTCTTGACCGCCTCGATGGCGCCCAGCGGCACGGCCCGGAACATGCCCGGCCACTGGTGGTCCAACTCGACCCACGCATGCAGCTCGCCATTGCCCACGTCGCGGCGCAGGTCGTTGACGGTGCCGACCTGGTAGCCTTCATCGGTATCGAATGTCACGCTGTCGCCCAGGGCGATTTGCCGCGGCGAATCGGTCAGGGTGGTCAGCATTGCGGTGCTCCTTTCAGTTTGGCGGTAACGCCGCACACGCCGTAGCGGTCGATGGCGGCGTCGATCACGTCGCCGCTGGATGCGGCAATCTCAAAAAAATCAAAACGTTCGGTTTGCGTGCGAACGATCACGGCATAAGTGCTCATGTGCCATTTCCTTCTTGTGGTGGGTTGTCGGGGACGATCAGCCGGGGCCACGGGCAGGCGTTGACGGCCGCCCAGGCGGCAATCAGGGCTGTTTTTGCCTCGTCGGGCAGGTCAGGTATGGGCGCCCCTGGCGGCGTGGCCGGGGCAGGGCGGTCGGGGTGCGTACAGTTATTTACACGAGTCCGAGGAACGGCAACCCCAACAGCCACCCCGCGAGCGCCTGTGGCCTGTACGGGCGTCCACGTATGGCGCACGGACTTGAAGACCACCCCGATCAGGTCGCTGCAGCGCACGCCGTAGGGCGTAGTGCGCAGCGTTTCGCCGTAGCGGCCGATGACGGTCTTTTCGTCCTTGGCCAGCGTGACGACCAATTCCTTGCGCGGCACCAGGGCGCCGCCTTGGGCGCGCAGGTATTCGGCCCAGCAGGCGCGCTTTTCGCCGTCGATCTTTTGTACGGCGTCCCAGGCGCGGCGCATGGCGGCCGGCGCTTCGTTGAGCATGCTCTCCTCGATGCGGCGCAGTTCGCGCCATACGGTCACGGGCGCGCCGCCCCATTGCTGGAATTGACGGATGCCCCAGCACGCGGCCCAGGACTCGACGCGCGCCGATGGCGTCAGCTCGACATCGCCTTCGGTATCGGCCGTGACGACGTAGCCTTCTTTCGTCTTGTGCTCGGCCACGCCATCGATGTTCTTGGCCACGTACTTGGCGATGTAGCCGGCGGCGCTGCCCTTGGCCCAGTCGATGCGCTTCACGTCCAGGCGGCGCGCGAAGGCACCCGGTTCGCCACGGTCCACGCGCCAGGCGTAGCGCCTCATGATGCGGATGGCGCGGCCGGCCACGTCCTGCAGGTGGGTCGTCTTGTATTTCGCGGTCGGGCGCACGAACAGCAGCAGATGCCAATGTGGACAGCCATCGTGGTGCGGCTCGGCGATGCGAAAGCCGTACAGGCCGATGCCCCGGCGCGCCAGCGCGGAGCGGCACAGCGACGTCATCTTGCCCAGGTAGGCATTCGCCTCGCGCGGCGTGGAGCCGTCGAACTTGTCGTTCGGCTTGCCGCTGTGCTGCATGGCGTGGAAGCGCGATGGACACGTCCAGGTGATGAATATGCCCTGGTCGCCGCATTCGCGGGCGATCTGCTCAAAGCCGTTGATGCGCAGCATCAGCTCGCCGCGCCGTATGGCCTTGTTGGCCGTGGTTTTCTCGGCCAGCTCGGCGATGCTAAATTGCTGGCCGTGCTCGTTCTGCACCAGCGTGGCGGCCAGCGCTGCCGCGTTACGGCGGTTTTGCGCCAGGCGCGACAGCACGGCGTCGTTGCTGGCGTAGGGTTCGCCGCTGTACTTCACATAGCCCAGGCGGATATTGCCCGCTTCAAAGGCGCGCTTAACGCGCTTGCGCAGTTGGCGGCGCCACCAGCGGGCGTCCACCAGTCGGGCGATGGTGTCGGTCATCGTGTCGAACTCGGGCAGCTCGATGCCATACGAGGCACATTCGTCTTCCATGATCTGCAGGGCGTGCGTGTCGGACACGGCCATCCACAGCATTTTGGTCACGCCGGCCGCCGCGCGTTCGGCGGTGGCCACGATGTCCGCATCGCTTTGCGACAGGTCGACGCCGGCCGGCACGTACTGCTCGGCGAATTCGCGCACAAAGCTGGTGGCGATGGACTCATAAATTTTGTACCAGGACGACCAAGCCATTTTGGCCATGGCTGCGTTGATGACGCGGTTGCGCCACTTGAACGGGATGCGGGCCAGCTCGGGCGCGAACTGGGTGGAGCGCAAAAAGGCTTCGTGACGCTGCGGGGTAGGTAGCAGGATTTGTTTAGATTGCATTTAACAGTCTTTCGTACACACGGATAGCGGCCGAGGTGGCGGCGCGCAGCTCGATGCGCTCTTCCTCGGTAAATGAGTGGATGGGCGATTCCCAGCGGTCGGCGTCCAGCCCGGCGGCAATCAACACGGAACGGCGCGCGCCACGTGGCGACAATCCCCAGGCCTGGGCGATGAAGGGCGCCAGGTTGCGCGGCTTGATGCTGCGCAGTTGGGCCTTGGCTTCGGCGATGGCGGCCAGCGCATGCCCGGCGCCCGGTGGCGTCGGCATGTCCTTGTCGCGCGCGGCCAGAATCTCGGCGACAGGCTGGAAGGACAGGTGATTGTCGATAAGGGACGCCGGCATGGTTCAGTCCTTGATGAAGCCAATGGCCCGCAGCACGCCGGGGGCAATGACGATCAGGAGTGACAGCAACCAGATTCCGCAGGTTTTGGCCAAGCGCAGCATCAGCGTGCCCCTGCCTTGAGAAAATGTTCTGCCCAGTACGGGAGCGTGTGCGATGCGCCGCAGCAGTGGCGGGAACCCGCTTCAGTGGCAAAAATGTAGTTCACCTCGATGGGCAGCTTGCCGACCAGGGCGCGTTGCTTGGCTGGCGCGAAAAAGCCGTCACGCTCCAGTGCCTGCCCATCGCTGACGATGAAGGTCAAATTGGCAGCGCCGTAGGCGTGATAGGTCTTGGCGATCTCATGGATGTGGGCGGTCAGCGCCGCGATGCCGATGCCCGCGCTGGCTTGCAGCAGAAAACACGTTGGCGCCACGGGGACAATGCAATTTTGCAAGGCGGGGCGGATCGTGCTTGGTGCCATGGATTGGTCGGCATGACGGGTGGCGTGCAGCGTGTTTTCCATCGGTTTTCCTTATTTCAGGTTGAACGAATCCCGCACGCTCAAAACGGAGCGCTGCAGGGCACAGCAAAAGAGGGGGAAGTTACGGCGGCCGGGCTACGGCGGCGCGAGGATCGGGATAGTCATCAGCAGCCCGCAGTCAGGTCGAGGGCCAGCTGGCTGGTGGCTGCCGCGCGCGCATGCTGGGACATCGGGATGCGGATATCCGGCTTGGGCATGGCGGACAGCGAGAGGGTGCGCAGCACTTCCAGGCCTGCCACGAAAGAGTGCCCGCAGTCGGGGTTCTGGCACATGTAGGTGATTTCCTTGAACATGACGGACATCGTGCGGCTTTTGACGGCGCGGACGGTGTATTCGCAATGCGGGCAGGGCAGGCCGATGACTCTCATTTCAGCTTTCTTTCCACTTGATACAGGGCGCGACCGCGACCTGTCATGTTTTTCAACTGCTTGCGCAAGCGCGACTTGATGAGCCATTCCGCAGCCTGTTCGATATCGGCCAGTCCTTGGCGCTGGCGCACGATCTCCAGCAGCGCGCGCTCGTCGTCATTGAGATTAATTTGGTGATCTGGCATGTGGGTAGCTTTGCAGTTGCTTAAAAGTTACTATTCAGCGTCTCGGATTAAGCATTGCGAAGCTGTACGCTATCGATGTTGGCGTCATCTGCGGCAACAACGGCCAAGGCTTCACGCATGACAATCTGGCGCACCAGCACCGCAAGAGCTTCGCCTTGGTAATCGGCGAGCGAGGAAACAAGCTGGTGTTCGTAATCGTCCAGGCGCAACATGACGCGGTGGTTGCGGATACGTTTTGCATCGGGGTACATGGCGTCGTCCTTAGTGGGTGATTTGGGAAGCGATTTCGCGCTTGTAATCGGCGAGGCCGCGCAAGATCAGGAAGCGCAAAAACCAAGCGCGGGATCGTTCTTGCTGCGCGGCAAAGTCTTCGACCTCCAGCACTTCATCAGGCGCCAAGCGGACACCTAAAGGCTGAGAAGTGACGCCCTTGGTAGTGCGCCCTATTTTGGATACGTTTTTCATAATGTTATGATGTGTAATCGCTACAGGATGGCGTAACTATAGTGTACGAATGTACACCTGTCAATGAGATTTAGTGAAAATATGAGCACCATCGGCGAAGCATTGAAGGCGGAGCGCCTCCGCTTGGGCATGAATCAAGAAGATTTTGGCGCTGCAGGTGGCGTGAAAAAACGTACTCAAATATCGTACGAACAGGATGAGCGGTCTCCAGACGCCGTTTATCTACGGGCTATTTCCGCTATTGGTGTTGATGTCCAATTCATCCTTACTGGCGATCAGGCAGCGGCCTCGTTGACAGACGACGAAAAGGAATTGCTGTCGGGTTATCGTGGTTTAGATATTCGCGGCAAGGCGGGTGTA
This window of the Janthinobacterium agaricidamnosum genome carries:
- a CDS encoding ogr/Delta-like zinc finger family protein, coding for MRVIGLPCPHCEYTVRAVKSRTMSVMFKEITYMCQNPDCGHSFVAGLEVLRTLSLSAMPKPDIRIPMSQHARAAATSQLALDLTAGC
- a CDS encoding helix-turn-helix domain-containing protein — protein: MSTIGEALKAERLRLGMNQEDFGAAGGVKKRTQISYEQDERSPDAVYLRAISAIGVDVQFILTGDQAAASLTDDEKELLSGYRGLDIRGKAGVLGMIDGMTAAPATKPAQQKADTATPTVIFHGKVGQQVTGDVTGKQTFNVGTKRK